The proteins below come from a single Stutzerimonas stutzeri RCH2 genomic window:
- a CDS encoding acyl-CoA dehydrogenase family protein: protein MNPNKTEELNFIREGVRALCAEFPAEYWRRIDEEKGFPEAFVTAMTEAGWLSAMIPEEYGGSGLGLAEASVILEEVNHCGGNSGTIHGQMYNMFTLLRNGSEEQKRYYLPKLASGELRLQSMGVTEPTTGTDTTKIKTTAVRQGDKYVINGQKVWISRIQHSDLMILLARTTPLGEVQRKSEGMSIFLVDLREAIGNGLTVQPIANMVNHETNELFFDNLEIPASSLIGEEGKGFRYILDGLNAERTLIAAECIGDGRWFVEKSAQYARDRVVFGRPIGQNQGVQFPIAEAHIEIEAADLMRWRACEEYDSGRNAGAAANMAKYLAAKASWEAANACLQTHGGFGFANEYDVERKFRETRLYQVAPISTNLILSYVAEHLLELPRSF, encoded by the coding sequence ATGAACCCGAACAAGACCGAAGAACTGAATTTCATCCGCGAAGGCGTGCGCGCCCTCTGCGCCGAATTTCCCGCCGAATACTGGCGCAGGATCGATGAGGAAAAGGGCTTCCCGGAGGCCTTCGTCACCGCCATGACCGAGGCCGGCTGGCTCTCGGCGATGATCCCGGAAGAATACGGCGGCTCGGGCCTGGGCCTCGCCGAGGCCTCGGTGATTCTCGAGGAGGTGAACCATTGCGGTGGCAACTCCGGGACCATCCACGGGCAGATGTACAACATGTTCACCCTGCTCAGAAACGGCAGCGAGGAGCAGAAGCGCTACTACCTGCCGAAGCTGGCCAGCGGCGAGCTGCGGCTGCAGTCCATGGGCGTCACCGAGCCGACCACCGGCACCGACACCACCAAGATCAAGACCACTGCCGTGCGCCAGGGCGACAAGTACGTCATCAACGGGCAGAAGGTGTGGATCTCGCGTATCCAGCACTCCGATCTGATGATCCTGCTGGCCCGCACCACGCCGCTGGGCGAAGTGCAGCGCAAATCCGAGGGCATGTCGATCTTCCTGGTCGACCTGCGCGAGGCCATCGGCAACGGCCTGACCGTGCAGCCGATCGCCAACATGGTCAACCACGAGACCAACGAGCTGTTCTTCGACAACCTGGAGATTCCGGCCAGCAGCCTGATTGGCGAGGAGGGCAAGGGTTTCCGCTACATCCTCGACGGCCTCAATGCCGAGCGCACGCTGATCGCGGCCGAGTGCATCGGCGATGGCCGTTGGTTCGTCGAGAAGTCCGCGCAGTACGCCCGCGACCGTGTGGTGTTCGGCCGGCCCATCGGGCAGAACCAGGGCGTGCAATTCCCCATCGCCGAAGCGCATATCGAGATCGAGGCCGCGGACCTGATGCGCTGGCGCGCCTGCGAGGAATACGACAGCGGCCGCAACGCCGGCGCTGCGGCCAACATGGCCAAGTACCTGGCGGCCAAGGCGAGCTGGGAGGCGGCCAACGCCTGCCTGCAGACCCACGGCGGCTTTGGCTTCGCCAACGAATACGACGTCGAGCGCAAGTTCCGCGAGACGCGGCTGTATCAGGTAGCGCCGATCTCGACCAACCTGATCCTGTCGTACGTGGCCGAGCACTTGCTCGAGCTGCCGCGTTCGTTCTAA
- a CDS encoding alpha/beta fold hydrolase — MSRYAFVSTPVLDIAYLEWNPRGQQVAVLLHGWPDCPEGWIAVAERLAAAGYRVLCPTLRGFGQTRFTDPLTPRSGQLAALGRDLLDFIDALRLDQPVLVGHDWGARAVANACGLRHHAAARLVLLAVGYGTNDPNQHISLSQARNYWYHWYMATPRGEQTVIEDRAAFTRLLWDTWSPAGWYAEADFVQALEAFDNPDWAAVVLHSYRNRWGFVDGDPAYASDEALLQPAPVLAVPTLVLHGEADTCNAPETSAGRETLFSGPYHRQLLPGVGHFPQREAPQAVAEAILRFCQGD; from the coding sequence ATGAGTCGTTATGCCTTTGTCAGCACGCCGGTGCTGGATATCGCTTATCTCGAATGGAATCCCCGTGGCCAACAGGTCGCCGTGCTCTTGCATGGCTGGCCGGATTGCCCCGAAGGCTGGATAGCCGTCGCCGAGCGACTGGCCGCGGCTGGCTATCGCGTACTGTGCCCGACACTGCGCGGCTTCGGCCAGACACGCTTCACTGATCCGCTGACCCCACGCAGCGGCCAGCTCGCCGCGCTGGGGCGTGACCTGCTGGATTTCATCGACGCATTGCGCCTCGACCAGCCGGTGTTGGTCGGCCACGACTGGGGCGCTCGCGCCGTGGCCAACGCCTGCGGGCTGCGCCATCACGCCGCCGCACGGCTGGTACTGCTCGCGGTGGGTTACGGCACCAATGACCCGAACCAGCACATCTCGCTCAGCCAGGCGCGTAACTACTGGTACCACTGGTACATGGCCACCCCGCGCGGCGAGCAGACGGTAATCGAGGATCGCGCGGCCTTCACGCGGCTGCTGTGGGATACCTGGTCACCGGCCGGCTGGTACGCCGAGGCGGATTTCGTCCAGGCGCTGGAGGCGTTCGACAACCCGGACTGGGCTGCCGTGGTTCTGCACTCCTACCGCAACCGCTGGGGCTTCGTCGACGGCGATCCTGCCTATGCATCGGACGAGGCGCTGCTGCAACCGGCCCCGGTGCTCGCCGTACCGACGCTGGTGCTGCACGGCGAGGCCGATACCTGCAACGCACCGGAAACCTCGGCCGGGCGTGAGACCTTGTTCAGCGGCCCATACCACCGTCAGCTGTTGCCAGGCGTGGGCCATTTCCCCCAGCGCGAAGCGCCGCAGGCGGTGGCCGAGGCGATTCTGCGGTTCTGTCAGGGGGACTGA
- a CDS encoding VOC family protein, whose protein sequence is MNISHLDHLVLTVADLEATIDFYTRVLGMQAVTFGEGRKALAFGNQKINLHQAGREFEPKAERPTPGSADLCFIVATPLAEVIAHLQAQQVAIVEGPVQRTGATGPIRSVYLRDPDQNLIELSNPLENPLEPNA, encoded by the coding sequence ATGAATATCAGCCATCTCGACCACCTGGTGCTGACCGTCGCTGACCTCGAGGCAACGATCGACTTCTACACCCGCGTGCTCGGCATGCAGGCGGTGACCTTCGGCGAAGGGCGCAAGGCGCTGGCCTTCGGCAACCAGAAGATCAACCTGCACCAGGCCGGGCGCGAATTCGAGCCCAAGGCCGAGCGGCCGACCCCGGGTTCGGCGGACCTCTGCTTTATCGTTGCCACACCGCTGGCCGAGGTGATCGCACACCTTCAGGCGCAGCAGGTCGCCATCGTCGAAGGTCCGGTGCAACGCACCGGCGCGACCGGACCGATCCGCTCGGTGTACCTGCGCGACCCCGACCAGAACCTCATCGAACTGTCCAATCCGTTAGAGAATCCGCTGGAGCCCAACGCATGA
- a CDS encoding HpcH/HpaI aldolase/citrate lyase family protein, which yields MNSSIIRSALFVPATRPERIPKALASGADAVIVDLEDAVAENLKAEARGNLDAFLAANPDARLLVRINAPTHAEQAADLALCARHAGVVGVLLPKVESAVQVALAASCGKPVWPIVESARGLANLAEIAHAQGVERLSFGALDLGLDLGLANGTAGAERMLDQARYALLLQSRLAGLAAPLDSVFPDIKNLDGLTRAAADARDMGFGGLLCIHPSQVAVVHETLMPSAAELDWAQRILAAGASGDGVFVVDGQMVDAPVIGRARRLLQRAGQAVP from the coding sequence ATGAACTCATCGATCATCCGTAGCGCGCTGTTCGTTCCGGCGACCCGCCCGGAGCGCATTCCCAAAGCACTGGCGAGCGGCGCCGACGCGGTCATCGTCGACCTTGAGGATGCGGTCGCGGAGAACCTTAAGGCGGAGGCGCGGGGCAACCTCGATGCCTTCCTCGCTGCCAACCCGGACGCCCGCCTGTTGGTGCGTATCAACGCGCCAACCCACGCCGAGCAGGCCGCGGACCTGGCGCTTTGTGCCCGTCATGCCGGCGTCGTCGGTGTGCTGCTGCCGAAGGTCGAAAGCGCGGTGCAGGTTGCGCTGGCGGCCAGTTGCGGCAAGCCGGTCTGGCCAATCGTCGAAAGCGCCCGCGGGCTGGCCAACCTGGCGGAAATTGCCCACGCCCAGGGTGTCGAGCGGCTGTCCTTCGGCGCGCTCGACCTGGGCCTCGATCTCGGCCTGGCCAATGGCACCGCCGGCGCCGAGCGCATGCTCGACCAGGCGCGCTATGCGCTGCTGCTGCAGTCGCGATTGGCCGGGCTGGCAGCACCGCTGGACAGCGTTTTCCCCGACATCAAGAACCTCGATGGCCTCACCCGTGCCGCTGCCGACGCGCGTGACATGGGCTTTGGCGGCCTGCTGTGCATCCATCCGAGCCAGGTGGCCGTGGTGCACGAAACCCTGATGCCCAGTGCCGCGGAACTGGACTGGGCGCAACGCATCCTCGCCGCCGGAGCTTCCGGCGATGGGGTTTTCGTGGTGGACGGACAGATGGTCGACGCCCCCGTCATCGGCCGTGCCCGTCGCCTGCTGCAACGTGCCGGGCAAGCGGTGCCCTGA
- a CDS encoding LysR family transcriptional regulator: MHFDLADLRLFIHIAESPSLTQGARRAHLSPAAASARIKALESQLDSRLLYRDSRGVELTPAGHKLLQHARLIMRQVDYLKSEFTEYGTDSAGHIRIFANTTAVTEFLPEVLAGFLAERPGVTVDLQERLSRDIVRGVLDGSTDMGIIAGPVQAEGLQVLHFSTDRLLLAVPVGHPLAGERQVTLRQTLAYQHIGLHEGSTLLTFLRDQIEKLGGQLSLRIQVSSFEAVCRMIEAGVGIGIIPESAARRHSRTMQLALVELDEPWAVRERSILVRELDALPGSVRALIATLVPGDKG, encoded by the coding sequence ATGCATTTCGATCTGGCCGACCTGCGCCTGTTCATTCATATCGCCGAATCCCCCAGCCTGACGCAGGGCGCACGCCGCGCGCACCTGTCGCCAGCGGCGGCCAGCGCACGCATCAAGGCGCTGGAAAGTCAGCTCGACAGCCGCCTGCTCTACCGCGACAGCCGCGGTGTCGAGTTGACGCCGGCCGGCCACAAGCTGCTGCAGCACGCGCGGCTGATCATGCGCCAGGTGGATTACCTGAAAAGCGAGTTCACCGAATACGGCACCGATTCGGCCGGACATATCCGCATCTTCGCCAACACCACGGCCGTGACCGAATTCCTGCCGGAAGTGCTGGCCGGTTTTCTCGCCGAGCGCCCTGGCGTGACCGTTGACCTGCAGGAACGGCTGAGCCGCGACATCGTCCGCGGTGTGCTCGACGGCAGCACGGACATGGGCATCATCGCCGGCCCGGTGCAGGCCGAAGGTTTGCAGGTGCTGCACTTCAGCACGGACCGCCTGCTGCTGGCGGTGCCGGTCGGCCATCCGCTGGCGGGCGAGCGACAGGTCACGCTGCGCCAGACCCTGGCCTATCAGCACATCGGCCTGCACGAAGGCAGCACGCTGCTGACCTTCCTCCGCGACCAGATAGAAAAATTGGGTGGCCAGCTCTCCCTGCGCATCCAGGTTTCCAGCTTCGAGGCGGTGTGCCGGATGATCGAGGCCGGCGTCGGCATCGGCATCATTCCCGAGTCCGCGGCGCGCCGACACAGCCGCACCATGCAGCTGGCGCTGGTAGAACTGGACGAACCCTGGGCGGTGCGCGAGCGCAGCATTCTGGTCCGAGAACTGGACGCGCTGCCCGGTAGCGTGCGTGCGCTGATCGCGACCCTGGTCCCCGGCGACAAGGGCTGA
- a CDS encoding FAS1-like dehydratase domain-containing protein, translating to MTNISAWIGRSEEAHDQLSRNLLMRIAATFGETTPAHGEALPPLWQWCFFQEPIAESGLGEDGHPARGGFLPPADNRNRMWAGGRVDFIRPLEAGGEARRVSTIKHIEEKHGRSGALLFVTVQHDYLQDSRLAIREEQDIVYREPTPPKTSSGEPMVAGGWREAVTPTPTLLFRYSAVTFNGHRIHYDWPYVTETEGYAGLVVHGPLIATLNLRAFCRANPDARLRRFAYRGLRPLIAPQPFEVGGRIVAPGKAELWAGDHNGLAQKAEVEFD from the coding sequence ATGACCAATATCTCTGCCTGGATTGGCCGCAGCGAAGAAGCCCACGACCAGCTCAGCCGCAACCTGCTGATGCGCATCGCCGCCACCTTCGGCGAAACCACTCCTGCTCATGGCGAAGCCTTGCCGCCGTTGTGGCAGTGGTGCTTCTTCCAGGAGCCCATCGCCGAAAGTGGGCTGGGTGAAGATGGTCACCCGGCGCGCGGTGGCTTCCTGCCGCCTGCCGACAACCGTAACCGCATGTGGGCCGGCGGCCGGGTCGATTTCATTCGTCCGCTGGAAGCCGGTGGCGAGGCGCGGCGGGTATCCACCATCAAGCACATCGAAGAAAAACACGGCCGCAGCGGTGCGCTCTTGTTCGTCACCGTGCAGCACGACTACCTGCAGGACAGCCGTCTGGCCATCCGCGAGGAACAGGACATCGTCTACCGCGAGCCCACCCCGCCGAAGACCAGCAGCGGCGAACCCATGGTCGCCGGTGGCTGGCGCGAGGCGGTAACGCCGACGCCGACGCTGCTGTTCCGCTATTCGGCGGTCACCTTCAACGGCCATCGCATCCATTACGACTGGCCCTATGTCACCGAGACCGAAGGCTATGCGGGGCTGGTAGTGCACGGGCCGCTGATCGCCACGCTCAACCTGCGCGCTTTCTGCCGCGCCAATCCCGACGCCCGCCTGCGCCGCTTCGCCTACCGCGGCCTGCGCCCGCTGATCGCGCCGCAGCCGTTCGAGGTCGGCGGCCGCATCGTCGCGCCGGGCAAGGCCGAACTCTGGGCCGGCGACCACAACGGCCTGGCGCAGAAAGCCGAAGTGGAATTCGACTGA
- a CDS encoding MmgE/PrpD family protein, with protein sequence MSQHTRALTEFLAGLAYAQIPEPVLARTEDLFLDWLGSALASAGSHPIPLFERYAQKMGPADGPARILVNGQSSSAYFAALVNAASSHLVEQDDLHNSSVLHPATVVFPAALAAAQDLGKSGRELLVASVAGYEAGIRIGEFLGRSHYRIFHTTATVGTLAAAVAVGKLMDFDQQQFTHLLGSAGTQAAGLWEFLRDAADSKQLHTAKAAADGLLAAYLTADGLTGAQNILEGEQGMAAGMSRDAEPSKLSDRLGTRWALAETSFKFHASCRHTHPAADALLALMQREGLGADDIASVTTRVHQGAIDVLGRVTVPQTVHQAKFSMGTVLGLIALYGKAGLTEFHSHALSDPRVSTFREKVSMTLDPEVDGAYPARWLGRVEVITADGRTLHGAIDEPKGDPGNTLSRAELEDKFRRLVQFSAARSDDEASVLIDTVWRLRELERLDALA encoded by the coding sequence ATGAGCCAGCACACCCGTGCCTTGACCGAATTCCTCGCCGGGCTTGCCTACGCGCAGATCCCCGAACCGGTGCTCGCCCGCACCGAAGACCTCTTTCTCGATTGGCTCGGCTCGGCCCTGGCCAGCGCCGGCTCGCATCCGATTCCGCTGTTCGAGCGTTACGCGCAGAAGATGGGCCCGGCCGACGGGCCGGCGCGCATTCTGGTCAACGGCCAGAGCAGCTCGGCCTATTTCGCTGCGCTGGTGAATGCTGCCAGCTCGCATCTGGTGGAGCAGGACGACCTGCACAACAGCTCCGTGTTGCACCCAGCCACGGTCGTGTTTCCCGCTGCGCTGGCGGCGGCGCAGGATCTCGGCAAGTCCGGCCGCGAGCTGCTGGTGGCCTCGGTGGCCGGCTACGAGGCGGGCATCCGCATCGGCGAGTTCCTCGGCCGCTCGCATTACCGCATCTTCCACACCACCGCGACTGTCGGCACCCTGGCCGCGGCGGTGGCCGTTGGCAAGCTGATGGATTTCGACCAGCAGCAGTTCACCCATCTGCTCGGCAGCGCCGGTACGCAAGCGGCGGGGCTGTGGGAGTTTCTCCGTGACGCGGCGGACTCCAAGCAACTGCACACCGCCAAGGCGGCTGCCGATGGCCTGCTCGCCGCCTACCTGACCGCCGATGGCCTGACCGGCGCACAGAACATCCTCGAAGGCGAGCAGGGCATGGCGGCGGGCATGTCCCGCGATGCCGAGCCGAGCAAGCTGTCCGACCGGCTCGGCACGCGCTGGGCGCTGGCGGAAACCTCGTTCAAGTTCCACGCCTCCTGCAGGCATACCCACCCGGCGGCCGATGCGCTGCTGGCGCTGATGCAGCGCGAAGGGCTCGGGGCCGATGACATCGCCTCGGTCACCACCCGCGTGCACCAGGGCGCGATCGACGTGCTCGGCCGCGTGACGGTGCCGCAGACGGTGCATCAAGCCAAATTCTCCATGGGTACCGTGTTGGGGCTGATCGCCCTGTACGGCAAGGCCGGCCTGACCGAATTCCACAGCCATGCGCTCAGCGACCCGCGCGTAAGTACGTTCCGCGAGAAGGTCTCGATGACGCTCGATCCCGAGGTGGATGGCGCCTACCCGGCACGCTGGCTCGGTCGCGTCGAAGTGATCACCGCCGATGGCCGCACGCTGCACGGCGCCATCGACGAGCCCAAGGGCGACCCGGGCAACACGCTGAGTCGTGCCGAGCTGGAAGACAAGTTCCGCCGCCTGGTGCAGTTCTCCGCTGCGCGCAGCGATGACGAGGCGAGCGTGCTGATCGATACGGTCTGGCGGTTGCGCGAGCTGGAGCGGCTGGACGCACTGGCCTGA
- a CDS encoding DUF2254 domain-containing protein, with the protein MSAVTNRLFRLYHRVTGSIAFYPTLIAVGLASLCVVSIVLEMTWLQPYKEDLDLGLVKNADNARLILGTLVAGIISLMVFSFSMVMVVLNSAASSLSPRVIPGLISSRSHQVVLGVYLGTIISSLMLISTIQEGDNINVPSLGIFLALGLGVICLCLFVYFIRSISLSIQVDFILNRVYKQTYDQLQQRHERLERRSMASWPDDDDWQTIPARRSGYFKALNLSAAQALLDKQDACMTVQVHYGFFVMPGHPLIRLNRKLDERCITQLLDCFDFYVEEYAHRHFFFGFKQIVEIAVRALSPGINDPGTAIKAIDMMGVLFAERMKLPDHDVAPEEGAPRIFLRELDLHRMLLLAFGSLRSYGQNDLQVLLTLLQACKNLLFSAPGIEHERVILRHAQAILEQAAASLDGVLDRQAIAEAVRMLNQAVRHAEPLPNPLERES; encoded by the coding sequence ATGTCCGCAGTCACCAACAGGCTGTTTCGCCTGTATCACCGCGTCACCGGCAGCATCGCCTTCTACCCGACACTGATCGCGGTCGGCCTCGCCAGCCTGTGCGTCGTCTCCATCGTGCTGGAGATGACCTGGCTACAGCCTTACAAGGAAGACCTCGATCTGGGCCTGGTGAAAAACGCCGACAACGCCCGTCTTATCCTCGGCACCCTGGTGGCAGGCATCATCTCGCTGATGGTGTTCAGCTTCTCGATGGTCATGGTGGTCCTCAACTCGGCCGCGTCCTCGCTCTCGCCACGGGTGATCCCGGGACTGATCAGCAGTCGCAGCCATCAGGTCGTGCTGGGTGTGTATCTCGGCACCATCATCAGCTCGCTGATGCTGATCTCGACCATTCAGGAAGGCGACAACATCAACGTGCCGAGCCTGGGCATCTTCCTGGCGCTGGGGCTAGGCGTGATCTGCCTGTGTCTGTTCGTCTACTTCATCCGCTCGATTTCGCTGTCGATCCAGGTCGATTTCATCCTCAATCGTGTCTACAAGCAGACCTACGATCAGCTGCAACAACGCCATGAGCGGCTGGAGCGTCGCAGCATGGCAAGCTGGCCGGATGACGACGACTGGCAGACCATCCCCGCGCGGCGCTCCGGCTATTTCAAAGCCTTGAACCTATCCGCCGCCCAGGCGTTGCTTGATAAGCAGGACGCCTGCATGACCGTACAGGTGCACTACGGCTTTTTCGTCATGCCCGGGCACCCGCTGATACGCCTGAACCGCAAGCTCGACGAACGCTGCATAACGCAATTGCTCGACTGCTTCGACTTCTATGTCGAGGAGTACGCGCACCGGCATTTCTTCTTCGGCTTCAAACAGATCGTCGAGATCGCCGTGCGGGCGTTGAGCCCCGGCATCAACGATCCGGGTACGGCGATCAAGGCGATCGACATGATGGGCGTGCTGTTCGCCGAACGCATGAAGCTGCCGGACCATGACGTGGCTCCCGAAGAAGGCGCCCCGCGGATATTCCTGCGCGAGCTCGACCTGCATCGGATGCTCCTGCTGGCCTTCGGCTCGCTGCGCAGCTACGGCCAGAATGACCTGCAGGTTCTGCTGACGTTGCTGCAGGCCTGCAAGAACCTGCTCTTCAGTGCCCCGGGCATCGAGCACGAACGGGTGATCCTGCGCCATGCGCAAGCGATCCTCGAACAGGCCGCCGCCTCGCTGGACGGCGTGCTGGATCGGCAAGCCATAGCCGAAGCGGTGCGGATGCTGAACCAGGCTGTACGTCACGCTGAACCGCTGCCGAACCCATTGGAGCGGGAATCCTGA
- a CDS encoding CaiB/BaiF CoA transferase family protein produces the protein MNKSQAKPRPLDGITVVSLEHAIAAPFCTRQLADLGARVIKVERPGAGDFARGYDERVDGLASHFVWTNRSKESLTLDVKQDAAARVLDQLLAGADVLVQNLAPGAAARMGLSFDALHERFPRLIVCDISGYGEGGPYEQKKAYDLLIQSEGGFLSVTGGPGETEMAKAGCSIADIAAGMYAYTGVLSALMLRDKTGEGSRVDVSMLESLVEWMGYPLYYAYKGATPPPRAGAAHATIYPYGPFPTGDGGTVMLGLQNEREWLAFCDKVLLQPELAQDERFSSNARRSEHRTELRALIVEAFSRLSAEEVIARLDAAPIANAHVNDMAGVWAHPQLKARQRWSEVDSPAGRLPALLPPGRNSAFAPRMDPIPALGQHTDSLLAELGYAPGDIQRLHEQGAV, from the coding sequence ATGAACAAGAGCCAAGCCAAACCCCGCCCACTCGATGGCATTACCGTGGTCAGCCTCGAGCATGCCATCGCCGCGCCGTTCTGCACGCGCCAGCTGGCCGATCTCGGCGCTCGGGTGATCAAGGTCGAGCGCCCCGGCGCCGGCGACTTCGCGCGCGGTTATGACGAGCGGGTCGACGGCCTGGCCTCGCATTTCGTCTGGACCAATCGCTCCAAGGAAAGCCTGACCCTGGACGTGAAGCAGGACGCCGCCGCGCGGGTGCTTGACCAGCTGCTGGCGGGGGCCGACGTGCTGGTGCAGAACCTGGCTCCGGGCGCCGCGGCGCGCATGGGTTTGTCCTTCGACGCGCTGCATGAGCGCTTCCCGCGGCTGATCGTCTGCGACATCTCCGGCTACGGCGAGGGCGGCCCCTACGAGCAGAAAAAGGCCTATGACCTGCTGATCCAGAGCGAGGGCGGCTTTCTCTCCGTCACCGGTGGGCCGGGCGAGACCGAGATGGCCAAAGCCGGCTGCTCCATCGCCGATATCGCCGCGGGCATGTACGCCTACACCGGCGTGCTTTCGGCGCTGATGCTGCGCGACAAGACGGGCGAGGGCAGCCGCGTCGACGTTTCCATGCTCGAAAGCCTGGTGGAGTGGATGGGCTACCCGTTGTACTACGCCTACAAGGGCGCGACGCCGCCGCCGCGTGCCGGCGCCGCCCACGCCACCATCTACCCCTACGGCCCGTTCCCCACTGGTGACGGCGGCACGGTGATGCTCGGCCTGCAGAACGAGCGTGAGTGGCTGGCGTTCTGCGACAAGGTGCTGCTGCAGCCGGAACTGGCGCAGGACGAGCGCTTCTCCAGCAACGCCCGGCGTTCGGAGCATCGCACCGAATTGCGTGCACTTATCGTCGAGGCGTTCAGTCGCCTGAGCGCCGAAGAGGTGATCGCCCGGCTGGATGCCGCGCCCATCGCCAATGCCCATGTCAACGACATGGCCGGTGTCTGGGCGCATCCGCAGCTCAAGGCCCGCCAGCGCTGGAGCGAGGTGGACAGCCCGGCCGGTCGCCTGCCTGCGCTGCTGCCGCCGGGGCGCAACAGTGCCTTCGCCCCGCGCATGGACCCGATCCCAGCCTTGGGCCAGCACACCGACAGCCTGCTGGCCGAGCTGGGTTACGCCCCCGGCGACATTCAGCGCTTGCACGAGCAGGGCGCGGTATGA
- a CDS encoding TRAP transporter substrate-binding protein, with protein sequence MLSNKLKALACALSFSIAGLVHADPVTIKFAHVVADNTPKGQGALLFKKLAEERLPGKVKVEVYPNSSLFGDGKEMEALLLGDVHMLAPSLAKFEHYAKAIQIYDLPFLFDDLAAADRFQSGPQGKALLRAMEDKNITGLAYWHNGMKQLSANKPLREPKDARGLKFRVQASAVLDEQFKAVRANPRKMSFAEVYQGLQTGVVNGTENTWSNYESQKVHEVQPYMTASDHGLIDYMVITNTKFWNGLPEDLRGELETIMEEVTAEVNRQADDLNQQARQAIAASGKTEIIELTPEQRAQWREAMKPVWKKFENEIGAELIEAAQAANRS encoded by the coding sequence ATGCTGAGTAACAAGCTCAAGGCACTCGCCTGCGCGCTTTCTTTCTCCATCGCCGGGCTGGTGCATGCCGACCCCGTGACCATCAAATTCGCCCACGTGGTGGCGGACAACACACCGAAGGGGCAGGGCGCCCTGCTGTTCAAGAAACTCGCCGAGGAACGCCTGCCGGGCAAGGTGAAGGTCGAGGTCTACCCGAACTCCTCGCTGTTCGGCGACGGCAAGGAAATGGAGGCCCTGCTGCTCGGTGACGTGCACATGCTGGCGCCGTCTCTGGCCAAGTTCGAGCATTACGCCAAGGCCATTCAGATCTATGACCTGCCGTTCCTGTTCGATGACCTGGCGGCTGCCGATCGTTTCCAGAGCGGCCCGCAGGGCAAGGCGCTGCTGCGCGCGATGGAGGACAAGAACATCACCGGCCTGGCCTACTGGCACAACGGCATGAAGCAGCTCTCGGCGAACAAGCCGCTGCGCGAGCCGAAGGATGCGCGCGGGCTGAAGTTCCGCGTGCAGGCTTCGGCGGTGCTCGACGAGCAGTTCAAGGCGGTGCGCGCAAACCCGCGCAAGATGAGCTTCGCCGAGGTCTACCAGGGCTTGCAGACCGGCGTGGTCAATGGCACCGAGAACACCTGGTCGAACTACGAAAGCCAGAAGGTGCACGAGGTCCAGCCTTACATGACCGCCTCCGACCACGGCCTGATCGACTACATGGTGATCACCAACACCAAGTTCTGGAACGGCCTGCCGGAAGACCTGCGCGGCGAGCTGGAAACGATCATGGAAGAGGTCACCGCCGAGGTGAACCGCCAGGCCGACGACCTCAACCAGCAGGCGCGCCAGGCCATCGCCGCCTCCGGCAAGACCGAAATCATCGAGCTGACCCCCGAGCAACGCGCCCAGTGGCGCGAGGCGATGAAACCGGTGTGGAAGAAGTTCGAGAACGAGATCGGCGCCGAGCTGATTGAGGCGGCACAGGCAGCCAATCGCTCCTGA